One Oncorhynchus keta strain PuntledgeMale-10-30-2019 chromosome 11, Oket_V2, whole genome shotgun sequence DNA window includes the following coding sequences:
- the LOC118390565 gene encoding rho GTPase-activating protein 24 isoform X1: MPENKATVCRTSSYLSHPAYRKIKRVLSFRRRVFGQRLEETVLYERRYGVHMAPLVVEQCVDFIRERGLLEVGLFRQPGQATLVKELQDAFDAGEKPSFDSSTDVHTVASLLKLYLRELPEPLVPFSRYQDFLVCGKNISSERKQGLTELQHLLHELPVANFNLLNYICQFLNEVQSYSSSNKMSTQNLATVFGPNILRPKAEDPESIIGGAAVVQQLMSELIREHQCLFSREGGNVDAPGSSRPDSYPCHRWKGDPFEGAHTQPTAQAQSHDSRLGITAERLLQQQLAHHPSPCSRQLSLPLIAERRGSAQSPCEISLATRLFNTDHQQPAEGFSPVIPAVGSLYHRYTPSHSESQPPETAHSPHLHSHPASSLTASASTVTIQADPDHSSMLPSGWTGPEGPSWAAKLGTTGTSGSSKAQDSTLSVYDNSDTLQSIDEVAADGGVGSTAGPVEVEVGMASVADTSSSWSFCEILPLDDSGSGVVRASLGRRSTRFHSFRTDPGEDLHPNSLASSSVPTDAPLSTGSSEVFLPSDPHGPPASQAMYCLLAGLRQEMARQRAEFEAKIQRFELRNEALHGEVVGLRASLAQQRRWYSVAEIKIRNVERARADADRRNATLQMEMEQFFDTFGELRDEASKSERIVQSF, translated from the exons atgcCGGAGAACAAGGCGACAGTGTGCAGGACCAGCAGCTACCTGTCCCATCCTGCTTACAGGAAGATCAAGCGGGTGCTGAGCTTCAGGAGGC GCGTGTTTGGCCAGCGGTTGGAGGAGACGGTTCTGTATGAGCGGCGTTACGGCGTCCATATGGCACCTCTGGTGGTGGAGCAGTGTGTGGACTTCATCCGGGAGCGGGGTCTTCTGGAGGTGGGGCTGTTCcgccagccaggccaggccacGCTGGTCAAAGAGTTGCAGGATGCCTTCGATGCTGGGGAGAAGCCCTCCTTTGACAG CAGTACAGACGTGCACACCGTGGCGTCGCTCCTGAAGCTGTATCTgcgggagctgccagagccactgGTGCCCTTCTCCAGATACCAGGActtcctggtgtgtggcaaaaaCATCTCCTCTGAGAGGAAACAG GGTTTGACAGAACTACAGCATCTTCTTCATGAACTTCCAGTGGCTAACTTTAACCTGCTAAATTACATCTGCCA GTTTTTGAACGAAGTCCAGTCCTATTCCAGCAGCAACAAGATGAGCACCCAGAACCTGGCTACTGTTTTCGGGCCCAACATCCTACGACCCAAAGCTGAAGATCCAGAGAGTATCATTGGAG GGGCAGCCGTGGTGCAGCAGCTCATGTCTGAGCTGATCAGGGAGCACCAGTGCCTTTTCTCCAGGGAGGGGGGAAACGTAGACGCCCCCGGTTCCTCACGACCAGATTCTTACCCCTGTCATAGATGGAAAGGAGACCCATTCGAGGGGGCGCATACCCAGCCCACTGCCCAGGCCCAGTCGCATGACTCCAGGCTTGGCATAACAGCCGAGCGCCTCCTACAACAACAGCTAGCCCACCATCCTTCCCCTTGCTCCCGCCAGCTCTCCCTGCCTCTGATtgctgagaggagagggtcagCCCAAAGCCCGTGTGAAATCAGTTTAGCCACACGCCTGTTCAACACAGACCACCAGCAGCCAGCTGAGGGGTTCTCTCCAGTGATCCCTGCTGTTGGGTCTTTATACCACAGATACACTCCGTCCCATTCAGAGTCCCAGCCCCCTGAGACAGCACACAGCCCCCACCTTCACTCTCACCCTGCCTCCTCACTCACAGCCTCTGCTTCCACTGTGACAATACAGGCTGACCCAGACCACAGCAGCATGCTGCCCAGTGGCTGGACAGGCCCAGAGGGTCCCAGCTGGGCTGCAAAGCTGGGGACTACTGGCACCAGTGGAAGCAGTAAGGCTCAGGACAgcactctgtctgtctatgacaACTCGGACACACTCCAGAGCATTGATGAGGTGGCTGCTGATGGTGGTGTGGGCAGCACTGCTGGTccagtggaggtggaggtgggcaTGGCAAGCGTGGCAGACACCAGCAGCTCATGGTCCTTCTGTGAGATTCTGCCCCTGGACGATAGTGGGAGTGGTGTGGTCAGAGCTAGCCTAGGACGGAGGTCCACCAGGTTCCACTCCTTCAGGACTGACCCAGGAGAGGACCTCCATCCAAACTCCCTagcctcctcctctgtccctacTGATGCCCCCCTGAGCACAGGCAGCTCGGAGGTCTTCCTGCCCTCTGACCCCCACGGCCCCCCGGCCTCCCAGGCCATGTACTGTCTCCTGGCTGGCCTCAGACAAGAGATGGCCAGGCAGAGGGCTGAGTTCGAGGCCAAGATCCAGAG GTTTGAGCTGCGCAACGAGGCCCTCCACGGGGAGGTGGTGGGACTGCGGGCCAGCCTGGCGCAGCAGCGCCGCTGGTACAGTGTGGCCGAAATCAAGATCCGCAACGTGGAGCGTGCCCGGGCCGACGCCGACCGCCGCAACGCCACGCTGCAGATGGAAATGGAGCAGTTCTTCGACACCTTCGGAGAGCTGAGAGATGAGGCCAGTAAGAGCGAGCGCATCGTACAAAGCTTCTGA
- the LOC118390565 gene encoding rho GTPase-activating protein 24 isoform X3, which translates to MAPLVVEQCVDFIRERGLLEVGLFRQPGQATLVKELQDAFDAGEKPSFDSSTDVHTVASLLKLYLRELPEPLVPFSRYQDFLVCGKNISSERKQGLTELQHLLHELPVANFNLLNYICQFLNEVQSYSSSNKMSTQNLATVFGPNILRPKAEDPESIIGGAAVVQQLMSELIREHQCLFSREGGNVDAPGSSRPDSYPCHRWKGDPFEGAHTQPTAQAQSHDSRLGITAERLLQQQLAHHPSPCSRQLSLPLIAERRGSAQSPCEISLATRLFNTDHQQPAEGFSPVIPAVGSLYHRYTPSHSESQPPETAHSPHLHSHPASSLTASASTVTIQADPDHSSMLPSGWTGPEGPSWAAKLGTTGTSGSSKAQDSTLSVYDNSDTLQSIDEVAADGGVGSTAGPVEVEVGMASVADTSSSWSFCEILPLDDSGSGVVRASLGRRSTRFHSFRTDPGEDLHPNSLASSSVPTDAPLSTGSSEVFLPSDPHGPPASQAMYCLLAGLRQEMARQRAEFEAKIQRFELRNEALHGEVVGLRASLAQQRRWYSVAEIKIRNVERARADADRRNATLQMEMEQFFDTFGELRDEASKSERIVQSF; encoded by the exons ATGGCACCTCTGGTGGTGGAGCAGTGTGTGGACTTCATCCGGGAGCGGGGTCTTCTGGAGGTGGGGCTGTTCcgccagccaggccaggccacGCTGGTCAAAGAGTTGCAGGATGCCTTCGATGCTGGGGAGAAGCCCTCCTTTGACAG CAGTACAGACGTGCACACCGTGGCGTCGCTCCTGAAGCTGTATCTgcgggagctgccagagccactgGTGCCCTTCTCCAGATACCAGGActtcctggtgtgtggcaaaaaCATCTCCTCTGAGAGGAAACAG GGTTTGACAGAACTACAGCATCTTCTTCATGAACTTCCAGTGGCTAACTTTAACCTGCTAAATTACATCTGCCA GTTTTTGAACGAAGTCCAGTCCTATTCCAGCAGCAACAAGATGAGCACCCAGAACCTGGCTACTGTTTTCGGGCCCAACATCCTACGACCCAAAGCTGAAGATCCAGAGAGTATCATTGGAG GGGCAGCCGTGGTGCAGCAGCTCATGTCTGAGCTGATCAGGGAGCACCAGTGCCTTTTCTCCAGGGAGGGGGGAAACGTAGACGCCCCCGGTTCCTCACGACCAGATTCTTACCCCTGTCATAGATGGAAAGGAGACCCATTCGAGGGGGCGCATACCCAGCCCACTGCCCAGGCCCAGTCGCATGACTCCAGGCTTGGCATAACAGCCGAGCGCCTCCTACAACAACAGCTAGCCCACCATCCTTCCCCTTGCTCCCGCCAGCTCTCCCTGCCTCTGATtgctgagaggagagggtcagCCCAAAGCCCGTGTGAAATCAGTTTAGCCACACGCCTGTTCAACACAGACCACCAGCAGCCAGCTGAGGGGTTCTCTCCAGTGATCCCTGCTGTTGGGTCTTTATACCACAGATACACTCCGTCCCATTCAGAGTCCCAGCCCCCTGAGACAGCACACAGCCCCCACCTTCACTCTCACCCTGCCTCCTCACTCACAGCCTCTGCTTCCACTGTGACAATACAGGCTGACCCAGACCACAGCAGCATGCTGCCCAGTGGCTGGACAGGCCCAGAGGGTCCCAGCTGGGCTGCAAAGCTGGGGACTACTGGCACCAGTGGAAGCAGTAAGGCTCAGGACAgcactctgtctgtctatgacaACTCGGACACACTCCAGAGCATTGATGAGGTGGCTGCTGATGGTGGTGTGGGCAGCACTGCTGGTccagtggaggtggaggtgggcaTGGCAAGCGTGGCAGACACCAGCAGCTCATGGTCCTTCTGTGAGATTCTGCCCCTGGACGATAGTGGGAGTGGTGTGGTCAGAGCTAGCCTAGGACGGAGGTCCACCAGGTTCCACTCCTTCAGGACTGACCCAGGAGAGGACCTCCATCCAAACTCCCTagcctcctcctctgtccctacTGATGCCCCCCTGAGCACAGGCAGCTCGGAGGTCTTCCTGCCCTCTGACCCCCACGGCCCCCCGGCCTCCCAGGCCATGTACTGTCTCCTGGCTGGCCTCAGACAAGAGATGGCCAGGCAGAGGGCTGAGTTCGAGGCCAAGATCCAGAG GTTTGAGCTGCGCAACGAGGCCCTCCACGGGGAGGTGGTGGGACTGCGGGCCAGCCTGGCGCAGCAGCGCCGCTGGTACAGTGTGGCCGAAATCAAGATCCGCAACGTGGAGCGTGCCCGGGCCGACGCCGACCGCCGCAACGCCACGCTGCAGATGGAAATGGAGCAGTTCTTCGACACCTTCGGAGAGCTGAGAGATGAGGCCAGTAAGAGCGAGCGCATCGTACAAAGCTTCTGA
- the LOC118390565 gene encoding rho GTPase-activating protein 24 isoform X2: protein MPENKATVCRTSSYLSHPAYRKIKRVLSFRRRVFGQRLEETVLYERRYGVHMAPLVVEQCVDFIRERGLLEVGLFRQPGQATLVKELQDAFDAGEKPSFDSTDVHTVASLLKLYLRELPEPLVPFSRYQDFLVCGKNISSERKQGLTELQHLLHELPVANFNLLNYICQFLNEVQSYSSSNKMSTQNLATVFGPNILRPKAEDPESIIGGAAVVQQLMSELIREHQCLFSREGGNVDAPGSSRPDSYPCHRWKGDPFEGAHTQPTAQAQSHDSRLGITAERLLQQQLAHHPSPCSRQLSLPLIAERRGSAQSPCEISLATRLFNTDHQQPAEGFSPVIPAVGSLYHRYTPSHSESQPPETAHSPHLHSHPASSLTASASTVTIQADPDHSSMLPSGWTGPEGPSWAAKLGTTGTSGSSKAQDSTLSVYDNSDTLQSIDEVAADGGVGSTAGPVEVEVGMASVADTSSSWSFCEILPLDDSGSGVVRASLGRRSTRFHSFRTDPGEDLHPNSLASSSVPTDAPLSTGSSEVFLPSDPHGPPASQAMYCLLAGLRQEMARQRAEFEAKIQRFELRNEALHGEVVGLRASLAQQRRWYSVAEIKIRNVERARADADRRNATLQMEMEQFFDTFGELRDEASKSERIVQSF, encoded by the exons atgcCGGAGAACAAGGCGACAGTGTGCAGGACCAGCAGCTACCTGTCCCATCCTGCTTACAGGAAGATCAAGCGGGTGCTGAGCTTCAGGAGGC GCGTGTTTGGCCAGCGGTTGGAGGAGACGGTTCTGTATGAGCGGCGTTACGGCGTCCATATGGCACCTCTGGTGGTGGAGCAGTGTGTGGACTTCATCCGGGAGCGGGGTCTTCTGGAGGTGGGGCTGTTCcgccagccaggccaggccacGCTGGTCAAAGAGTTGCAGGATGCCTTCGATGCTGGGGAGAAGCCCTCCTTTGACAG TACAGACGTGCACACCGTGGCGTCGCTCCTGAAGCTGTATCTgcgggagctgccagagccactgGTGCCCTTCTCCAGATACCAGGActtcctggtgtgtggcaaaaaCATCTCCTCTGAGAGGAAACAG GGTTTGACAGAACTACAGCATCTTCTTCATGAACTTCCAGTGGCTAACTTTAACCTGCTAAATTACATCTGCCA GTTTTTGAACGAAGTCCAGTCCTATTCCAGCAGCAACAAGATGAGCACCCAGAACCTGGCTACTGTTTTCGGGCCCAACATCCTACGACCCAAAGCTGAAGATCCAGAGAGTATCATTGGAG GGGCAGCCGTGGTGCAGCAGCTCATGTCTGAGCTGATCAGGGAGCACCAGTGCCTTTTCTCCAGGGAGGGGGGAAACGTAGACGCCCCCGGTTCCTCACGACCAGATTCTTACCCCTGTCATAGATGGAAAGGAGACCCATTCGAGGGGGCGCATACCCAGCCCACTGCCCAGGCCCAGTCGCATGACTCCAGGCTTGGCATAACAGCCGAGCGCCTCCTACAACAACAGCTAGCCCACCATCCTTCCCCTTGCTCCCGCCAGCTCTCCCTGCCTCTGATtgctgagaggagagggtcagCCCAAAGCCCGTGTGAAATCAGTTTAGCCACACGCCTGTTCAACACAGACCACCAGCAGCCAGCTGAGGGGTTCTCTCCAGTGATCCCTGCTGTTGGGTCTTTATACCACAGATACACTCCGTCCCATTCAGAGTCCCAGCCCCCTGAGACAGCACACAGCCCCCACCTTCACTCTCACCCTGCCTCCTCACTCACAGCCTCTGCTTCCACTGTGACAATACAGGCTGACCCAGACCACAGCAGCATGCTGCCCAGTGGCTGGACAGGCCCAGAGGGTCCCAGCTGGGCTGCAAAGCTGGGGACTACTGGCACCAGTGGAAGCAGTAAGGCTCAGGACAgcactctgtctgtctatgacaACTCGGACACACTCCAGAGCATTGATGAGGTGGCTGCTGATGGTGGTGTGGGCAGCACTGCTGGTccagtggaggtggaggtgggcaTGGCAAGCGTGGCAGACACCAGCAGCTCATGGTCCTTCTGTGAGATTCTGCCCCTGGACGATAGTGGGAGTGGTGTGGTCAGAGCTAGCCTAGGACGGAGGTCCACCAGGTTCCACTCCTTCAGGACTGACCCAGGAGAGGACCTCCATCCAAACTCCCTagcctcctcctctgtccctacTGATGCCCCCCTGAGCACAGGCAGCTCGGAGGTCTTCCTGCCCTCTGACCCCCACGGCCCCCCGGCCTCCCAGGCCATGTACTGTCTCCTGGCTGGCCTCAGACAAGAGATGGCCAGGCAGAGGGCTGAGTTCGAGGCCAAGATCCAGAG GTTTGAGCTGCGCAACGAGGCCCTCCACGGGGAGGTGGTGGGACTGCGGGCCAGCCTGGCGCAGCAGCGCCGCTGGTACAGTGTGGCCGAAATCAAGATCCGCAACGTGGAGCGTGCCCGGGCCGACGCCGACCGCCGCAACGCCACGCTGCAGATGGAAATGGAGCAGTTCTTCGACACCTTCGGAGAGCTGAGAGATGAGGCCAGTAAGAGCGAGCGCATCGTACAAAGCTTCTGA